A stretch of Flavobacterium sp. N2270 DNA encodes these proteins:
- the hutI gene encoding imidazolonepropionase yields MKTLFTNIKELLQVRETSIDKVSGKEMATLPIIKDAFLLVENDIIIDFGSMDVCPKIENASIIDATGKVILPTWIDSHTHIVYAGNRIQEFVDRINGLSYEEIFNRGGGILNSAKKLNEASEDEIYEQSKIRLEEVMQQGTGAVEIKSGYGLTVEGELKMLRVIKRLKENYTLPIKATFLGAHAFPSEYKDNHAAYIDLIINEMLPKIAEENLADYIDAFLETGYFSVEETIKIMKAGKKYGLIPKIHVNQFTAIEGIKACVENGALSVDHLEIVNDEDIEVLKNSNTMPVALPSCSYFISIPYTPARKMMNAGLPIALATDYNPGTTPSGNMNFVVATACIKMKMTPEEAINAATINGAYAMGISNTHGSITKGKKANIIITKPITTYYQLPYEFGSNLIEKVMINGKLIS; encoded by the coding sequence ATGAAAACATTATTCACCAACATAAAAGAATTACTTCAAGTTAGAGAAACTTCAATTGATAAGGTTTCTGGAAAAGAAATGGCAACATTACCAATCATAAAAGATGCTTTTTTATTGGTTGAGAATGATATTATAATTGATTTTGGTTCAATGGATGTTTGTCCGAAAATTGAAAACGCTTCAATTATTGACGCTACTGGAAAAGTTATTTTACCCACTTGGATAGACAGTCACACTCATATTGTGTATGCTGGAAACAGAATTCAAGAATTTGTAGACCGAATTAACGGGTTATCCTATGAAGAAATATTTAATAGAGGTGGCGGGATTTTAAATTCGGCTAAGAAATTAAATGAAGCTTCTGAAGACGAAATTTACGAGCAATCTAAAATTCGTTTAGAAGAAGTAATGCAACAAGGAACTGGTGCTGTTGAAATAAAATCGGGTTACGGATTAACAGTTGAAGGTGAATTAAAAATGCTTCGCGTAATAAAACGTTTAAAAGAAAACTATACTTTACCTATAAAAGCTACTTTTCTTGGAGCTCATGCATTTCCTAGTGAGTACAAAGATAATCATGCTGCATATATTGATTTAATTATTAATGAAATGCTACCAAAAATAGCAGAAGAAAATCTTGCCGATTATATTGATGCATTTTTAGAAACTGGATATTTTTCTGTTGAAGAAACTATAAAAATTATGAAAGCTGGAAAAAAATACGGTTTAATTCCAAAAATACACGTTAATCAATTTACAGCAATTGAAGGTATTAAAGCTTGTGTAGAAAATGGAGCACTAAGTGTAGACCATTTAGAAATTGTTAACGATGAAGATATTGAAGTTTTAAAAAACAGCAACACCATGCCTGTTGCATTACCAAGTTGTTCTTATTTTATTAGCATTCCTTATACCCCAGCTAGAAAAATGATGAATGCAGGTTTACCCATTGCTTTAGCTACCGATTATAATCCGGGTACTACTCCATCTGGTAACATGAATTTTGTAGTAGCAACAGCTTGTATTAAAATGAAAATGACTCCTGAAGAAGCTATAAACGCAGCAACAATTAATGGTGCATACGCAATGGGAATTTCTAACACTCATGGAAGTATTACTAAAGGTAAAAAAGCCAATATTATTATCACAAAACCAATTACTACTTATTATCAACTACCTTATGAATTTGGTAGCAATTTAATTGAAAAAGTAATGATAAACGGAAAGTTAATATCATAA
- a CDS encoding alpha/beta hydrolase family protein: MSKRQKNISSDSIPSIVLFIAQSLQKISTSLTVKFAKKLFATPIKYKIPKREFEMDTNSEQELLFIPEISKKIMVYKYGTGNKKALLVHGWSGRGTQLVKIADQLTEMGYTTISFDAPAHGKSPGSTTLMIEFIASILELERIHGKFDVAIGHSLGGMSVLNSIKQGLKVDKAIVIGSGDSIDDILHDFVNKLGIKPKVAELMKTSFEENFQEKMEDYSGSNAAKDVDVPVLVIHDKDDEDVPYTASVNIDKTLKNSELLLTTSLGHRKVLGDEKVISKIKDFILN, encoded by the coding sequence ATGTCAAAAAGACAAAAGAATATTTCAAGTGATTCAATTCCTTCAATAGTATTATTTATTGCTCAATCTTTACAAAAAATTTCTACTTCATTAACTGTAAAGTTTGCAAAAAAATTGTTTGCCACTCCTATAAAATATAAAATTCCAAAAAGAGAATTTGAAATGGATACTAATTCCGAACAAGAGCTATTATTTATTCCTGAAATTTCTAAAAAAATAATGGTTTATAAATATGGAACTGGTAACAAAAAAGCATTACTAGTTCATGGTTGGTCAGGTAGAGGAACACAATTGGTAAAAATAGCAGATCAACTAACTGAAATGGGCTATACAACCATTAGTTTTGATGCTCCAGCACATGGAAAATCTCCTGGTTCAACAACTTTAATGATTGAATTTATTGCAAGTATATTAGAACTAGAAAGGATACACGGAAAATTTGATGTTGCAATAGGTCATTCACTTGGAGGAATGTCGGTTTTAAACTCTATCAAACAAGGTTTAAAAGTAGATAAAGCAATAGTTATAGGGAGTGGAGATAGTATTGATGATATTTTACACGATTTTGTTAATAAATTAGGTATAAAACCAAAAGTTGCAGAATTAATGAAAACTTCTTTTGAAGAAAATTTTCAAGAAAAAATGGAAGATTACTCAGGAAGTAATGCTGCAAAAGATGTTGATGTTCCTGTACTTGTAATTCATGACAAAGACGATGAAGATGTTCCTTATACAGCATCTGTAAATATTGATAAAACATTAAAAAACAGTGAATTACTACTTACTACTTCTTTAGGACATAGAAAAGTATTAGGAGATGAAAAAGTAATTTCAAAAATAAAAGATTTTATATTAAACTAA
- the corA gene encoding magnesium/cobalt transporter CorA: MRRLKYKKGRRVQPTPLEYTGIYTDKDTEMQLFVYTENEVEEFQDVSIEDILNNKSSTANNWLNIHGLKDVELIRDLSEHLNINSIIVSDVLNISRGTRLEELDDTLFFSIKSILPTEDKANISIEQISFVLQEGLIVSFQEKRGDFFTHIRERLRTNSGLVRKKKTDYLLYLMLDAIIENFYITIDNKEIEIEKLVALSKTTSNPSIMEEIEKNREVFHFLKRAIVPLRDALFTIKTINEDDEFNSIESSNFVFFGRLHQKTIELLDQVDYDLHTLDSASNFFYTTQSHKMNEVMKTLTIVSAVFMPITFIAGIYGMNFDRIPELHAKNGYFVVLGVMFFIVLSMLYYFKKKNWF, translated from the coding sequence TTGAGACGATTAAAATATAAAAAAGGAAGAAGAGTTCAGCCCACTCCATTAGAATATACGGGTATATATACGGACAAAGATACAGAAATGCAATTGTTTGTGTATACTGAAAATGAAGTAGAAGAATTTCAGGATGTTTCAATTGAAGATATTTTAAATAATAAATCTTCAACAGCTAATAATTGGTTAAATATACACGGTTTAAAGGATGTTGAGTTAATTAGAGATTTGTCAGAACATTTAAATATCAATAGTATTATTGTATCTGATGTTCTAAATATTTCAAGAGGAACACGCTTAGAAGAACTAGATGATACTCTTTTTTTTAGTATTAAATCAATACTTCCTACTGAAGATAAAGCGAATATTTCTATAGAACAAATTAGTTTTGTTTTACAAGAAGGATTAATTGTTTCATTTCAAGAAAAAAGAGGTGATTTTTTTACACATATACGAGAACGTTTAAGAACAAATTCTGGTTTGGTTCGTAAAAAAAAGACAGATTATCTATTATACCTTATGCTTGATGCAATTATTGAAAATTTCTACATAACTATTGATAATAAAGAAATTGAAATAGAAAAGTTAGTTGCATTATCAAAGACAACTTCTAATCCTTCTATAATGGAAGAAATTGAAAAAAATAGAGAAGTTTTTCATTTTCTTAAAAGAGCAATTGTACCACTAAGAGATGCTTTATTTACTATAAAAACTATAAATGAAGATGATGAGTTTAATAGTATAGAATCGTCTAATTTTGTGTTTTTTGGACGTTTACACCAAAAGACAATTGAATTATTAGATCAAGTAGATTATGATTTACACACTTTAGACAGTGCGAGTAATTTTTTCTATACTACTCAAAGCCATAAAATGAATGAGGTAATGAAAACTTTAACAATAGTATCAGCAGTTTTTATGCCTATTACATTTATAGCAGGAATATACGGAATGAACTTTGATAGAATTCCTGAACTCCATGCTAAAAACGGTTATTTTGTTGTGTTAGGAGTTATGTTTTTTATTGTTTTATCTATGCTTTATTATTTCAAAAAAAAGAACTGGTTTTAG